The Maridesulfovibrio salexigens DSM 2638 region ATTGCATTTATCTGCTGAGAATTGATGAGCCTGAAAGAAGAAAAGAAGTGCTTGCGGATTTAGTTGCAGGCAATGAGATTTCCTGCCAATAAAAAACCGCCACAACCTCACAGACTGCGGCGGCTTATAATTTCAATTCAGTTTATTAATTCTCGCAGGTTACAATCAAAGTCCTGCTGGTCAGCATACGAAAAGAAAACATATCATTCACATACTTCATATTATCTTCTGAAAGATGCTTCTTTTTCTGCTTCATGAAGAAAAGAACTTTACTCAAAGCAAGGACAGGCAAGCATGTCAGCCACTTGCCAAAACTTGATTTCTGAATCTTGTCGGAATGACAATCGATATTTTTGAAATCTTTCTCGGTAAGTGCGTGAACAAGGAAAAAATAATGAATCGGAGAAATGTGACTTCCGGTAGAGTAATGTTCCTCATTCTTCATTGGAATAGGCGCGAACATCTGCTGAAAACCATTCAGGAAATATGAAATCCTTGAATTCATATTAAGAATGTTCGGGGTGGTAAGAATCAGCAATCCACCCGGCTTAAGCACTCTTTTAGCCTCTCCAATAAGGTTTTCATAAGAATCCAGATGCTCAATAACCTCAACGGAAGTTACCAGATCAAAAGAATTATCTTCGTATGGCAGTTTTTCTTTACAAACATTAACTTTTTTAATGGTAATGTCCGTCGGTTCGAAACGCTCAGAATGAAAGTCGCAAGCTTCGGTATCAAGATTACAAGCATCCTTAATCTGCTTGGTAAAACCACCAACCCCAGCCCCAATGTCCAAATGCCTGATTCCAGTCTGTCCAGAAAATCGATCTTTGATTATTTTTGTCAGTGCCCGTCTAATCTGTTTAGTCGCCATATTTCGACCACTCCTATATTTATATTTTTTAAAGCGTCTCTTTTATATAAAGTAGAAGAGCAAGACAACCCCTTTTTAAACATATCAACTTACATACCAAAAGCCGCCGCAACTTCTCAGACTGCGGCGGTTTAGCTTTCAATTCACCAATCCAATTTACAGCACATTCCAAGGAGTCTCAGCCAACGGCAAATAATCCTTTTCCTGTGCGCTGATATCAAGATGCACAAGCCCCAGCGGAGCGACACGCGGGTCCGGCTGGTCGCTGAGTTCGCGGGTATCGATGGTTACGAAATAATGCTTGCAGGATTCGCAGACATCCACACGCTCATTTTTACGTTCATCTGCCTGCAAATAGCGGAGCTTCTCGATATCCTCATTCTCGCACCACGGACAAGTGTTACGCTTAAAACGCCACTCGTGCCCGCAACAGGAACAGTGCAGCCACCGCTGACCGCCATGTGACTTCAGATATGCATTGTCATCACCCGACTTCTTGAGCAAAGCCAGATCAGGAAAAGTACCACAGACCGGACAGTATCCCTTGTGCCAAGCCATGTTTTCGATAGCTTTAGCTGCTTCCGGTTCCATACGGGCCATAAAAGGCTTAAGAGCCATAGTTCCGATGAATGCCAGAGTCTGGTCATCAATCTTCCATTCATCAATCAAGGACCGCAGCAGCTTACCATCTTCATCCCAAAGAGCCTTGGCAAGATCATTAAAATTCTCGACCTCACCTACTGCAACTACAATCTCATCAACCTCTTTGGAAATGGCAGGCAGTCCCTCGGCAACCGCCCCTGCAACCAGCATGAACACTTCGCGATACTTTTCACCAAGGTCAGGCAGTTCCATATCAGACAACAGTGCAACGCCCTGCTCAAAACGAGGTGCATATGCGTCCGGGATTTTATATCCATCCCAGTCAGCAAGCAGGTCATCGGCTTTTTCCAACGCAATTACCAGCGGCCCGAAAGCATCAAAAATATTCTCAAGAGCAGGCATTCTCTTACGCAAAGCAAGAAGCCCAGCCTGAACGTCACGTTTTTTCTTATTCTTATCCATTAATAATGCTCCAGAAATATTTGATGCGCTACGCGCTATTTATCAAAATATTTCGCCTCCGGCGGCTTAAACCCTTTAAAAAGGGTTTAAGAATCCCAAACTTTTTTAATAAGCTTCGCATCCGGTAACGAAAGACTGTAGAAATTTGTTTTATTTTAATTCAACCCCATTCCATCATCCCCAACGGCGAAGCCCTACTAAAAAATTTTGAAGGGATGGGGTCTGGGGAAGGGAAACTTTTCCCAAAAGTTTTCCTTCCCCAGCCGCCGGAGGCAACTAATTATCCAAACATGCGTTTTGCAGGCTTGGCGAGATTAGCGAGGAACTCTTTGCGGGTTACGCCTTTGCCGACGCCGGAAGCGTCTGCGGTAACGTACTCATAATAGAGTTCAGGTTTATCCTGCACCAGATAGATGACGTTGACTTCGTCAGCATCGATTATTTCTGCGTTAGGATAATCTTTCTTGACCCGCTCAAGAGCTTTTTCAGCCAGAGCGACCATTTCTTCGCGTTCACCGAAGTTCATGGTGCCGGTGGGACAAGTCTTGACGCATACAGGCACGAGTCCGGCCTGCTGGCGATCAATACACATGTCGCACTTGGTCAACATTCCGGAACCGGTATTACGGCGCGGAATGTTGTAGGGACACGCTTCGGTTATTTCCTGACACTCGTCAGCAGCAAGGCGCTTGGTCTGATCGGTAAAGATAACCGCTCCGGTATCTTCGTCCTTGATGACCGCGCCGGTGACGTATGCATCAGCAATGTCCTT contains the following coding sequences:
- a CDS encoding formate dehydrogenase accessory protein FdhE, with translation MDKNKKKRDVQAGLLALRKRMPALENIFDAFGPLVIALEKADDLLADWDGYKIPDAYAPRFEQGVALLSDMELPDLGEKYREVFMLVAGAVAEGLPAISKEVDEIVVAVGEVENFNDLAKALWDEDGKLLRSLIDEWKIDDQTLAFIGTMALKPFMARMEPEAAKAIENMAWHKGYCPVCGTFPDLALLKKSGDDNAYLKSHGGQRWLHCSCCGHEWRFKRNTCPWCENEDIEKLRYLQADERKNERVDVCESCKHYFVTIDTRELSDQPDPRVAPLGLVHLDISAQEKDYLPLAETPWNVL
- a CDS encoding 4Fe-4S dicluster domain-containing protein, with translation MPKALFVDTSRCTACRGCQVACKEWHDLPAVETKQRGSHQNPPDLNPFNYKLVRFSEHRINGKVEWYFFPDQCRHCDVPPCKDIADAYVTGAVIKDEDTGAVIFTDQTKRLAADECQEITEACPYNIPRRNTGSGMLTKCDMCIDRQQAGLVPVCVKTCPTGTMNFGEREEMVALAEKALERVKKDYPNAEIIDADEVNVIYLVQDKPELYYEYVTADASGVGKGVTRKEFLANLAKPAKRMFG
- a CDS encoding class I SAM-dependent methyltransferase; translated protein: MATKQIRRALTKIIKDRFSGQTGIRHLDIGAGVGGFTKQIKDACNLDTEACDFHSERFEPTDITIKKVNVCKEKLPYEDNSFDLVTSVEVIEHLDSYENLIGEAKRVLKPGGLLILTTPNILNMNSRISYFLNGFQQMFAPIPMKNEEHYSTGSHISPIHYFFLVHALTEKDFKNIDCHSDKIQKSSFGKWLTCLPVLALSKVLFFMKQKKKHLSEDNMKYVNDMFSFRMLTSRTLIVTCEN